In Bacillota bacterium, the following proteins share a genomic window:
- a CDS encoding PIN domain-containing protein: protein MNCMKDEPRQFVDTNVLVYAHDASAGFKHQVAQQLVASLWESRSGCLSLQVLQEFYVTVTQKVNKPLPAELATRIISDLGHWTVHLPTVDDVITAIAIQQRYKLSFWDAMIIGSAYALHCEVLWTEDLKDGQSYEGVKVVSPFTT from the coding sequence ATGAACTGCATGAAAGATGAACCGCGTCAGTTTGTCGATACCAATGTTTTAGTTTACGCCCACGATGCCTCGGCCGGGTTCAAACACCAAGTCGCGCAGCAATTAGTTGCTTCCCTGTGGGAAAGCCGGAGCGGCTGCCTCAGTCTGCAAGTCTTGCAGGAATTTTACGTCACAGTGACGCAGAAGGTTAACAAACCGCTCCCCGCGGAACTGGCTACCCGCATCATTTCGGATCTTGGCCACTGGACTGTTCATTTGCCAACAGTTGACGATGTCATCACCGCCATTGCCATCCAGCAGCGATATAAGCTGTCTTTTTGGGACGCGATGATCATTGGCAGTGCCTATGCCCTTCATTGCGAAGTACTCTGGACAGAAGACCTGAAGGACGGTCAAAGCTATGAAGGGGTTAAAGTTGTTTCCCCTTTCACAACTTAA